ATAAATCCCAGAAACATGGTGGCATTATAGAAGATAGCTGCCAAGTGAAACAGCTGATGATTACTGTGTCAGCTCTAGTGTGGCCTTCTGACCAAAAGTCCAAACTGTTCGTTGAGTTGGATCAGCTGGTGCCGACGCAGTATTCTACATGAGAAAAGCTAAGAGTTGCTCAGGTGTGAACAATCTATCAAATATCATTAAACAATCCGGATTTCTCTCCATCATGAATGCCTCAGCCACTAAAAAGGaaaatctaataatattatCCTAGAAAAAGTGGTGAAGACTTACCTCATAGCCCAGAAAGTACAAGCTGAACTTCATTTCTGGGAAATCCAACCTCTTTAATAATCTGAAATTTCACAAAACACAGATGACCAACTTAAGTTTAAAACAGCAACAGTATCTAAGCTGTAAAGtgtttgtcaaaaataatatgagatGTCATTGAGGCTTCTTGTTGTGTCAGATATAACACTGCCCACACACGAAAGTTCACAGGCTGAAATCCACATGGCGGCATTATGAGTGAGCCTTTGAAGAGATACTGTTCCTATGAACTATTATGGGTTGTGATAAATAGTCAAGCTTGTAGTATTAATTATTAAAGGCATACAATCACTATGCATAGTACACACTTGAGAAATTATTAAGTTTATTCAGATACCATTAATTTTTAAGCTCGAGTTAATCAAGATTTTTGTGATCCATTTCAGGAGTTTAAAGAGTTCATTGAATTCAATAATAGTCTATAACAAAAGTAAGCGTCCAACTGTTCCTTAAGATCCATAATGGTTCATATAATAGGGCAAGCTTACTAGCTCCTCGATGATGTGATCAAATGTGTTTCACCCTACAGGTTAGGGGTTTTGAGTTTCTGCTACAAAAAGTGAGCATCATAGTCTCACTCCTATTCTAAAGGAAACCAGAATACATGCATTTCCACATTTTAAATTGAGAAATATGTTACTTCTGCAGCATCTTCAAGAAGACTATAGTACCAAATGGAGGCCATAAAATCTACGCATGCACTTCAAACTTGCAATACATTTGCGGAGCAATAATCCACAAAAATCAATAGTCAAATGGCACTCCAAAAGGTTGAAACTAAGATAACAATCAAATTAGATTGCCCAAAATACAAGTCCAAATTGTTATTTACAAGCATTTCAAACCAGAGTAGATACATCTCTGCATTTTACAATAcacattaaattattaaaagttCCATACCTAAATGTTATTCATAAGCATTTGAAACCAGAATACAAGCATCTCCACATTTTATACTGAGAAATACACTACCTCTACAGCGTATTCCACAATACTACCATATGAAAAACACAACATCTATGCATAAACTTCCAAACTGTGACACATCTGTGGTGCAATAATCCACAGACCAATACTTGAAAGGTtctttaaaaagttaaaattataatcaaaagTATGAATCGCTATCCATAACTGTTTGATTCTACAACTTGAATAATAGTCTAAAATCCAGAATTGTCATTCCAATAATTCATTTTCAGGAGattaaacaaacacaaagaGAGCACTCACGACATGCCAAGCACACGAGAGTAGAAATCCAAGCTAACTTTCGGATCCTTAACCCGGAACATCTGCAAACCAAAAATCACTCACAATTAACACAAAAGGAAAGACATTTCACAGCAAAATCGAAAGGAAAGCCAAAAGCTCACAGTTTGCTGCAAGAAATAGCCTTTGGTGGCATCATCCAGATCCGTCTGAAGGCCAGGATTGTTGGCCGGCGACTCCTTGGGCTCCGACGAAGCTGCCATCGATGACAAGCTCTTTCCGAACCGATTAAGACCCTGAAACAGAGACGGGATTGAATTAGCTCACAAGAATCAAATGCGCAAAGAGAGatagaggggaaaaaaaaagagacctGCGATGATGGAGTGGAAGCGATGGAGGGATTGCGAGGGATCGAAGGGAATTTGGAAGGGGAGAGACGTCGGAGAAGATGAGATGAGAAGAGAGTGAGTGTCGCCATTGTCACGCGTGTGAAATGTATACAGTGAAATTGACAAGTGTTTTCGCACgtgtgaattttttattttaataaataaaaatttcattatttgattttagataattaaatttttatcataCACACGTGTCAAACAGGGAGGTGGATAGGATTTGGGTTAAAGCCAAGCTTTTAATCTTTCCGTTTATAATAATTGACATGTTGGTTTAGTAAACTGGTTGAGTTTTACAAGTAAATTTTTATGTGGTCATAGTGTTatggttgatttttatttttgtcattgtgttttaatttatatctttttgatcattagatattgatttgttttcaccgaGAGGTCACTTGGGATTTTCtagttaatttaaaataacatggCAACCGGAAATATCACGttgctttattttaatattttctcttaTCCCAACTGGAGCGAGCATATCAGCCGGATGCTGACTCAGCTTAATTAATCCGGAAAATAAAGTAAGTGATGTGACATTTTCGGTTGCCACGTCATTTAAAATTGGCCGGAAAACACCAAGTGATCTCTCGGTGAAAactgttaagtctgatgacgtggattggcattatatgacaagccaagtggtgaCATGAAAAaaggatgatgacgtggcatgtggTGGCTCATCAAAGAAGAGGTGATTAAGATAATGACATGGCATATAGTCATAACATGTGATGAAGATCaaggaagagatttaatgaAGATCAAAAGTGGAGATTAAGGttgaagatttttatttagcgAGATATTcatctcaatacaatcatgtgatgataaactattttttggACGATGCATCGAGACTATAGggatcttttcaagaaaggcaagtttttatttttagatatgattatctatccttggtaaaatccgggatgataattcatatctttgataaactcctttttaaaaagatctatttgaagagaggaatattctattattggcagaGTTCGAGATCGTGAAGATTATTTgaaagctatttgaagacacaaagatttagtttggtgtgaaagttatttgaagacacaaagcTAAATAAAGGTAAAAAGACataccaaggagatcatcaagaccatatttagcattactatattgaaggaagattcgagagctatctatgggtggAGACTATTTATGGAGACTAGTCgtatgaggagattgattgaagattgcatgtgatatgattagagatttggagatcaagcatggatgattgaagatcatgcttgaagatattgaagactaaacttggataaaGATGAGATCGAgttttagtaacaatatttccatgagtcaaacgaagatcgtTTGGAAGAcaaaacttgggccaagtttggaaaggaagatcgggagatcttcggtggctatcttgaTAGGGATGGTtacgtgtgccttggtgggcacgtccctcgggagaggaaGACCTTACagtgatgtgaggaaggaagcagtgCAAGCggggaggagctcgggtcgagtcagcCGCTACGGGGCAGGGATCGAAGGCCAGGAGGTTGAAAAGTCGCGTGATTCGGGTGCATCGGCTAGAACTCGGTCATGTTCGATGGGTGGGCCATGTTGCTagctgggtgttgcaacatctaactttggaaggtgtccaagttaggaagcggCGGaggaattctaaaagaggtaactttgtagAGCGTCgatgcgtctatataagacatcctgctcgaagatttaggatgGAGCCAataagtgagagactcttcggtgagagttgagtgtgtggccgtcgaggcgatcttgagaggatattcttttgtattgagagagtgagtgagtgttgtactccttgttcctatacctcttttagtggattgtttctcggGCACTGGCCCCCGGATGTAGAGCAAGGTTGTGCTAGgcgggttaccaatttgcttgtctcctttatcttgctttgattgtgtgtgagtgtttaatccttgagtgagtttttgagtgaacttaacacatcacacccccaccggaaccataaaaaataaatcaatatctaataaccaaaaagatataaattgaaacacaacgaccaaaatgaaaatcagTCATAACACGGtgaccacatgaaaaatttaccctaaGTTTTACTTTGGAGAAGTATGATTCATGTAAAGGAGTATATTAACTCAGTGTTTGTTTTCACTTTAAGAAATCCTTTGTTTATTTGGGTGTATTTGTAAACTCTGGTGTAATTGGGTTTACACTACAGTATCCTTTTgagtgtatttggttttacgtcCAAATCTGGTGTAAAACCAAattcatgaaaaaataaaatcaggGATCGACAAAGGATTACGGTTCACTAAGGGTTGTTGTCCTCCGTTTACATCGCAAGAGCTTGCGATTAACGTCTGTTGTAACTCCAAGCAAGTTCGTACGCGAAGGCTAATCTCCCACGCAATAGCATTGGCTCTTCTCCTCCAGGAGATCTTCTTTGAGTGCTCCGCTCACGGCGTCCTTTGGTTCATGATCTTGCACAAGATCAAGCATCATCACCATCCTCCTATTGCACCGTTAGAATTTTGACCAAAGAGATCATCTCATCTTGTGATCATAGCAAAACCCTTGCAAgaaatcatcttcatcatcctctGTTAAGTTCTAGCAATTAGATCCACTTTTCTCATAATTTTCCTTAGATTTATTTGTTCTTATTCTCATGTTTCTAGATCTAACTATCTTTTCTTGGATTTTATGCATTCTTCCTTATTTGTTCTTACTCTCATGTTTCTAGATCTAActatatttttcttggattttatgCATTCTTCCTTGCAGATCTTCAGCTGTGAAATAGATCTTCACTAAACTTTGAAGTTTCCTTCATATTTGTTGTTTTCCAGCttaagataactaattttttctgatttttttagatATCCACACTTTTAAAAGGTCTTTGTAGATCTGGGCTTTTTCTTGCTTATTGGTATATTTTTctccaaaaatttattattattatttttgtatatattccTGCTGAAAATCATGTTGTATGTGTTGatttttgatttgttattgtGTATATAAATGATAGCATGAGATTTGTTGGATATGTTGGCCTGATCTCAGCTTGATCACAAGGTTTTAACCTTATTCCTCTATGAAAATTATAATCACCATGCTGCCATGGCATaatttatgcttttgatttcattgaggACACAAGAAATAATTTTGGTTGTACAATTATATGGTGATAAAAACTTTGGCTTTGTTTCAActctatgtgaaagattaaaTTGTTGGATAATATCAAATTTATGTACTTAAGTAGTTTCCAAATGGATTTGGGATTGTTAGCGCTTGTTGCAGACTCCTTTGACTGAGCCTGATGAGCAAGTGTTTGTTGAGATGCATGATAACACGATTATGTTTTATTAAGTTTTgtgttaaaagaaaatttattatgattaagcCTTTATTTCTTATTGAGCTTGGGCTTGTAATCCAAGATTCCAAGCTTGCTTTTCTTTCAATTATTATTCAAAAGCGTGAATAAGTTTAAACTCATGTCGATCTCCATTTCATTATTATTCAAACACGTATGAAATTCatgaacaaataatttcattagacAACTTTATTTACTTCATTCTATTTGCATTTAATTTTGTTAGAAATTTTACTTCCTGAGAAAATTCGTtaacatttttgttttgaaaaggtTGGATCAAGATTGAAATGTTGCAACATATAAGATAAGATATGAAGTGTAAAACAAAGGTAAAAGAATAGAAATTGAAAGTAGAAATACTAATTTTGTCTATTCTTTGGTGTTTTGCATTTATGTGAACCATCTATAGAAGAGTTTTAAGATTGGTGCCCGATATCTAGTTGATAGCAAAATTTACCTCCTTGGACAATAATTAAGGATGAGTATTGATCACCATATGTTACATAGTTTGTCTAACTTTGGTTGCCATTCTAGCTGGAATTCTATGAATGGGTTGTTTGGAATTAATTAGATACCTAAATGGCGTGTGAAAGGTTATTTTACTTGATTTCtatattcaaattttgttaGGGATTACTAAATCTTGGCATATATTTAGCATAGTAGAGTTAGTGAGACATGAACTTATTTACTTAGTTTCATATGGCTTCATGTATCATCCTTGCAAATTCTAATTTTAGATATCCAAATgcttatatttttcatcatttgatgGAGACTTATTGATTCTTGTATTTGAACTTTTGTGAATAAACCACCTGGACAACCATCACACTTTCAACATTGACTGATTTTTTGTTTATCAGATATGCTTGATTTATTGATCTAATGTCATAAGGTTAGTAATAAAAGATATATTGATCTATTgctgattttttgttttttgaattaaatgttTGATTGCTGAAATTTGTaatataaatgaattaattagATCATCccagaggttttttttttggtttaaaaccTTCAAGCTAGCTAGATGCAATGATGGCTTGCTTTCAACATTTAttgagaaaggaaaacaaagtttAGTGTGATCACTTTCCttgtatatattttcattaacgTGATGCAATTTTATCAAGTAAAATGttgtcaaatttttattttatcaataaacAAGTTGAGCATGAGAATGTTTCCATATCAGCTCCAGCATGTGCCTTATTGATTGTATGTCAACACCAAAATCAATGTTAGATAGTGGGCATTGAACTTATGTAATATACTTGCAACTCTTTGAAAACCAACCACACGCTTTCATAACTAGCAAGTTTAGtaataatttctattttagtttttttttttttgcatgttttcttggtatatttctattttagtttccttttacttgattttagtttctgtttttttaaatgcagatagtgttgcttttttttttttaaatctattgcatttgtgttgattttttttatttgaggatATGCAGATAGTGTTGCGCATTGTTTTTGATATATTACACTATTCttgatattgtttttaatttttggagtgtaaaagattaatatattacatttttttttaaaatctttgtatttttaaaaattgtagatGGCTACAAATGTCAAAAATGATCAATTATCCATTATGCGGACTATATTTTTAGCTGTGGTTTATGCTGTCACGTTGCTTTTGCGTTGGAAAAGACGTAGAGTTTGTAGAGAACCATCAAGAAGTCAGTTAGTAATTAGATAGCAATATTTGTCTAGTCTAGTGGACGACAATGACACCACCAGTATCAACATGTTCCGCATGAAGAAATCCATCTTCTTTAATCTTTGTTCTATAATGAGACGAAAAGGTCTTATGAGAGATATGttgcacatcatcatcatcgaagAACAACTATTGATGTTCCTACACACTATTGGACATAACCAACTCAATTGCGTCATTGCACACAATTTTCTTAGGTCTGGAGAGACTATTAGCAAATACTTCAATCATATGCTTTACGCAATTGGGACAATTATGTGACGAGTATGTGCACCCACCTAGTACACAAACGCTAACATACATAGCATTGAGGTCTACATTATACCCTTATTTCAAGGTAGTTATACATTTTTTCTTATCTTGAATTTACTACATAATAAACAATTCTTAGTTATACTTTAATAATGGTAGGACTGTATTGGGCGCTAGATGGGACCCATATCCATACTTCTGTTCCTACATCTGAAGTTGCAACATTTCGTGGACGGAAACCATACCCTACACATAATGTGCTTACTGCTGTGGACTTTAATTTACATTTCACCTATGTCCTTGCTAGATGAGAAGGTTCAGCACATGATGCTCTAGTCTTACGTGATACACTTGAGAGGCCCGAATGGCCTATCAGTTCCTAAAGGTATCCATTTTGTGTAGTTTACTATAGGTTAACATACGGCAATAatctattaattataattttgttaactGTCATATATGATTTTTCCTAGGAATGTGTTGCACGCTACAAGATCAGGATTTTTATCTCCTTACAAGGGTATTAGGTACCACCTCAAAGAGTTTGGCTCACGAACACCGGCGAACCATAAAGGACTCTTTAACCTTCATCATTCATCTCCTCATACGACAATTGAACGCACATTTGGTTCTCTTAAGGGGCGTTTCAAAATTCTCACACCTAGACCATTTTTTCTATTCAAAACTCAGGTTGAACTAGTCTTGGCTACATGTATTCTACATAATTACATCTTAAATGCGGGTGAAGATGTGTTTATACCATATGAGGAAGAGTGGACTCAGCATAGGTCATCCTCACAGAGTAACACAAGGTGGCAAAGAGAACTATATCAAGGTACTAATTTACTTAGaagcaatttttatttatggttttttatattttttatttatgtgtaaACCCTTTACTAATTTATTCTTGTGTACTAGATTCATCCACAAGATGAATCGTTTCTAAACAAGCCAATTGAAGATCATGACTTGATGGAGACTATTTGTTGTAATGACCAGGCTAGTAGACATCACGCTATTCACTTTGGGGATAAAATTGGAATGGACATgtatgaaaatgaaaacttcAGCCAATCTCCTCAAATTTGTGGTCTTGATGATATGTCTTTCGAGAAGACAGACTTTTATGCAAATATGTCAACACCTATCCACACTCATTCAGAAAGCTCAGAACCAAGGGGAGCAACATCCACTCAAACAAGAAGaggaaaagggaaaagaaaattaatctcCGAAGTTGAAGCAATACAAGAAATGAATACCACATTTAAGGAGACACTAGTATATATGAATTCCTATATCTTTCTTAGCAAAGGATGAAGAACTTAGAATCTATTAGGCAGAGGAGTTTTTTGAAACAATGGCTAATCAAGGAGGAGGGTATTGAGGGCAAAATTAGCCAAACTTGAAGTTAATTTATATGCATTACTTTTGTACCTGTTGATGTCTTACAATGTTGGAATGGTCTATATTTGTTAGTTTATCTTATGATTGTAACTGTGATGAATATTTAACtctgttttttatttgtattatgcatGTTGAACATCTTATGCTTGTAATTGTCTcatttgttatgttttattagCAATGCTTATAACTGTCAGCAAGttaattctaaattatttttttttaatttgctattgttattgtttttattgtcttgATCCAGGGACATGTTGAGTGGAAAGCACTAGATGGAGCATTATGGACGTAGTTTCTTCCTTGAATGTTTTTGGGAGTGAATGAAtgttgtatataattttttatggatCTCTTCAATTGTGTGAGCAAAATGCTTTCCATATGTTTTATAATTCTCAAATGGATGTAGCTTCTTCTATGAATGATGGGCACACCCACGTATTATCAATGAATTGTAAAATGTCTGTATAAATTGATCTTGTTGTACATATTGCCTCGCtgtatttatttcttcataGTTGTATGACATATGGGGTATAAGAGGCTAATTTATAGTaatattattaatcaaaaatattaaacgagatattatgaaatgtataaatttatttaattaaaatttgagtaataactcatttaattaattttttattcaaaatttatttaacatacatgattaaattttatttaactcagaatgatttaattaaaatttaagtaaaCAAGTAAAACATTATTAGGAGAAGTCATCTTTgataatatattgaaaaatataacaacaatttagaaattaatttaattaaaaatttaatgattatgttgattaatataataattatattcaataaaataatcaacattgatattaaaaataaaagcaaacaaaaaaaaattgtgagtttGAGGATAACCTCACCATAGGTGCCTACATCTCTTAAatatatcaaaccaaacactggatttcaTAATACAGATTCACAAATCTTtctaaataaacacaaaattctgtAATACAGTATTTTAATTACATTCAACAAAACACCAGATTTTGCATTACTGTATTATCAAATTCATGAATTTCCAGTTATATTGTAAATGAAAATCCATTGTATTTacaattacatccaaccaaacgcatCCTACATTATCAAACTTAATGGATGAGTTTTATGTAGGTGTTGTATGGTTTTGTATAGCTTAGTTAAAATGTGCAGATGATGTTTTGAAGTGTGCAACTGCTGATTTAAAATGTGAAGTTGATGTTTtgaattgtgtttatttatgttttgaagTGTGCAGCTACTGATTTAAAGTGTGTAATTTTGAATTGTGCAACTTAAATACAGATTCATTAGTTTAAATACAATCTATATTTTGATACAATTTCAATAATATAGACTCAATAACCCAATTACATATTCAATTCAATATTACAgactcaaaagaaaaagaacacacTTACAgcatataaaaattaacatggCTCAAATCTGCATAATCTCTCCCACAACACCAACTCCCCGCAACAGCATATGAGCGCCGGTTGCTTACTGAGGAGCAGGTCATTCAAAATCTTCTTATTGAACTAAGAAGGATGATATCCCATATAGACATCTACAAAAAGTATATTGATAATCATTTAATATGAATCTTAAGACTTGATGACATGCATTCATGttgtaaaaatgaaaagcatTTATATACCATGAGTACTAAATCAGTTATTACAACATCAATTACAAAACAAGTACTAAATCCAAATTGTATAAGAGAAGGGAACATATAACAACTTGGGTAATCAATAATTACAAAACTCTCCAGTGCCTTGTTAAATTCAAAGGAATTATATGAACTTGCAAAGTGTTATATGTCATAGAActacataatcaaataaaagctATGAGTGCAAAATCTTCTACAAACCATAAACTATATCAACAATCACAAAACAAGTACTAAATCCAAATTGTATAAGAGAAGGTAAATTCCTAAACAGATTATCAACATCAATTCAGTAACAAACAAACCAACATACCACCAGATCTTGCTTTCAATTTATAATCCATACCAGACCAAGAATATCATTTCCATTCATAGCATTTCACCATAAGAACTtgcaataatacaatcattactCAAAAAAGTGTATCAAAACACAATGTGAAGTTAAGACCATAAAATTACATTCAAATAACATCAATAAACGATTTCCTGTGCATCAAACCAAAGCCCTCATTCTCAATGAGAGAATATAGAAGCCCAAAATGAAGATTACTTAAGGTATAAGAATCGATACCTTCAACCGCGAAGACACCATCAGCGGAGAAAACTGATGAGAAAAGAAACAGTATATGAGACAAAGAGATtatagagtaatgctatattcaCCCAAGGAAGAGGGAGAAGAGGAAAGGAGGAGAGTTAGGGCTAAGGCGGTGCTCGAAGAGGGAAGACGAAGTGCAAAGGAAATAGTGCGTGAAGAGGGAAGATACGGGACAAAGGAGACGCCTAGAGTGGGAGATGAGGTATCTGAAATTAGGGCTAAGGTGGTGAGCGAAGGGAGAAGAGCCCTGGCTTTATGATGAACAAGACTCGCCGGGTGGAAGGTGCGATGACGATGGTTGGAGAATGTGACGACGATCTGCTGCGAAGATGAAGGTGGTGAGTGGTGGATGGCGAGTGGGTGACCGGTGACAGGTTTGACAATGGTGCGAAGATAAGGATCGGTGATGAagtagagaagagaaagaggaatTAGGCCATGattgttttttcttcaatat
The Dioscorea cayenensis subsp. rotundata cultivar TDr96_F1 unplaced genomic scaffold, TDr96_F1_v2_PseudoChromosome.rev07_lg8_w22 25.fasta BLBR01001593.1, whole genome shotgun sequence genome window above contains:
- the LOC120256735 gene encoding lactoylglutathione lyase is translated as MATLTLFSSHLLRRLSPSKFPSIPRNPSIASTPSSQGLNRFGKSLSSMAASSEPKESPANNPGLQTDLDDATKGYFLQQTMFRVKDPKVSLDFYSRVLGMSLLKRLDFPEMKFSLYFLGYENTASAPADPTQRTVWTFGQKATLELTHNWGTESDPDFKGYHNGNSEPRGFGHIGITVDDTYKACERFECLGVEFVKKPDDGKMKGIAFIKDPDGYWIEIFDLNRIGNVTKTAS